One genomic region from Drosophila busckii strain San Diego stock center, stock number 13000-0081.31 chromosome 3R, ASM1175060v1, whole genome shotgun sequence encodes:
- the LOC108604047 gene encoding pyrroline-5-carboxylate reductase 1, mitochondrial: MSKLDEKIGFIGGGNMAFAIGSGLIRCGIVKPLQVMVSGPHIENLARWRDIGVATTDDNNEVLELANIVFICVKPHILGDCVAQLKCKHVPSAKDAKKLFVSVLAGTTLDDLEEKFSFMEEPKVIRTMPNTSMQVGEGCTVYTGNERVTPQELAKVHLILNSLGLAQQVPESMINAATAVAGCGPAFVYTIIEAMADGGVKQGLPRAMALKFAAQTLLGAAKTVLLTEKHPAVLRDEVCSPGGATIVGVHELEKGNLRSTLINAVEKSSQRAAELGKK, from the exons ATGTCAAAGCTTGATGAAAAAATTGGTTTTATTGGCGGCGGTAATATGGCATTTGCCATAGGTTCGGGCCTTATACGCTGTGGTATAGTAAAGCCACTGCAGGTAATGGTATCCGGACCACATATTGAAAATCTGGCACGTTGGCGCGACATTGGCGTCGCCACAACAGATGATAACAACGAAGTGCTCGAGTTGGCGAATATTGTCTTCATCTGCGTAAAGCCACATATACTGGGTGACTGCGTAGCACAGCTTAAATGCAAGCATGTGCCTTCGGCTAAAGATGCAAAGAAGCTGTTCGTCTCAGTCCTGGCAGGCACTACGTTGGATGATCTAGAGGAGAAATTCAGCTTTATGGAGGAGCCCAAAGTGATACGCACTATGCCGAATACATCAATGCAAGTGGGCGAGGGCTGTACTGTCTACACAGGCAACGAGCGCGTTACGCCACAAGAGCTGGCCAAGGTGCATTTGATTCTAAACAGCTTGGGCTTGGCACAGCAAGTGCCAGAGTCTATGATTAATGCAGCTACAGCTGTAGCTGGCTGCGGTCCTGCATTTGTATATACTATAATTGAGGCTATGGCTGATGGCGGCGTCAAGCAGGGCTTACCCAGAGCAATGGCTTTAAAGTTTGCAGCGCAAACATTACTGGGCGCAGCTAAGACGGTGCTGCTCACCGAGAAGCATCCAGCTGTGTTGAGAGATGAGGTTTGCTCACCCGGTGGAGCTACCATTGTAGGTGTGCATGAGCTGGAGAAGGGCAATCTAAG ATCTACTCTTATCAATGCAGTGGAAAAATCTTCACAACGTGCAGCTGAGCtgggcaaaaaataa
- the LOC108604046 gene encoding pre-mRNA-splicing factor 18 gives MDILKAEIARKRKLLEEKQLVDENKKYFRRGELNAKDTDEVLQKLGNKQPEAVKPQEAEGAYSFVADGQKQLQRSEVIRRLRERGEAILLFGETESEAFDRLRICEISQPEANRGFRNDFQEALEQVDQAYLQEMFANAPTAKEDKKSDFAELDESISWESIQVMAQKMGKNKDYDMDVIMTLLSFLLKLWNDQIANYTKHEKLSTKVKMTRVIYTQTKEYVKPLFRKLKHHTLPEDILDSLRDICKHLLNRNYIHASDAYLEMAIGNAPWPIGVTMVGIHARTGREKIFSKNVAHVMNDETQRKYIQGLKRLMTKCQEYFPTDPSKCVEYVSKKDRE, from the coding sequence atgGATATATTAAAAGCAGAAATTGCGCGAAAACGCAAGTTGCTTGAAGAGAAGCAGCTGGTGgacgaaaacaaaaagtattttcGACGCGGCGAGCTCAACGCAAAGGACACAGACGAAGTGCTACAAAAATTGGGCAACAAGCAACCGGAGGCAGTGAAGCCGCAGGAAGCAGAAGGCGCCTATAGCTTTGTGGCTGATGGACAGAAGCAACTGCAACGCTCTGAAGTTATACGACGATTAAGAGAACGTGGAGAAGCTATTTTGCTGTTTGGTGAAACTGAGAGTGAAGCATTCGATAGACTGCGCATCTGTGAGATTTCACAACCCGAGGCAAACCGTGGCTTTCGCAATGATTTCCAGGAAGCATTGGAGCAAGTGGATCAAGCATATCTACAGGAGATGTTTGCCAATGCACCCACAGCCAAGGAGGATAAGAAATCGGACTTTGCAGAGCTGGACGAGTCCATTAGCTGGGAGAGCATACAAGTTATGGCTCAGAAAATGGGCAAAAACAAAGACTATGACATGGACGTTATAATGACGCTGCTTAGCTTTCTACTAAAGCTCTGGAATGATCAGATTGCCAACTACACAAAGCATGAGAAGCTATCAACAAAGGTAAAAATGACGCGCGTCATCTACACACAGACCAAGGAGTATGTGAAGCCGTTGTTTCGCAAGCTGAAGCATCATACACTGCCCGAGGATATTCTGGACAGCCTGAGAGATATATGTAAGCACCTATTGAATCGAAATTATATACATGCCAGCGATGCGTATCTGGAAATGGCTATAGGCAATGCGCCGTGGCCTATAGGTGTGACTATGGTGGGCATTCACGCACGTACAGGCAGAGAAAAGATTTTCTCCAAGAACGTGGCGCACGTAATGAACGATGAAAcacaaagaaaatatatacaagGATTAAAGCGTTTAATGACCAAATGTCAGGAGTACTTTCCAACAGATCCTTCCAAGTGCGTAGAGTACGTAAGCAAGAAGGATCGcgaataa
- the LOC108602208 gene encoding coiled-coil domain-containing protein 124, translating to MPKKMGVNSKAVEARERKDATKKANQERAIKEKEDKLWQDNDKSLAKKQQRKEEADKKAEETARRKAEAKALLEQETSSITTQRKQPLAKINRQEILKELEKKQRVIDAINEANKPAASRVVVQQDVIEENLNRSLAGSSIATNVDEALAVLSVNENEDDKHPEKRMRAAYKTFEANNLPRIKAENPTLRMSQWKQLLMKEWNKSPDNPFNQAR from the exons atgcCAAAGAAAATGGGAGTAAACTCGAAGGCCGTTGAGGCACGAGAGCGCAAAGATGCCACCAAGAAGGCCAATCAGGAGCGCGCGATCAAGGAGAAGGAAGACAAGCTATGGCAAGACAATGACAAAAGTTTggccaaaaagcagcagcgcaaggaGGAGGCAGACAAAAAGGCTGAAGAAACCGCTCGCCGTAAGGCAGAAGCCAAAGCTCTGCTGGAGCAGGAAACCAGCTCAATAACAACGCAGCGTAAACAGCCGTTGGCTAAAATCAACCGACAGGAGATACTCAAAGAGTTGGAAAAGAAGCAGCGTGTCATCGATGCTATCAATGAGGCCAATAAGCCAGCCGCCAGTCGTGTCGTGGTACAACAAGATGTTATTGAGGAAAACTTGAACCGTTCGCtggctggcagcagcattgccaCGAATGTAGATGAGGCGCTGGCCGTGCTAAG cgtCAATGAAAACGAAGATGACAAGCATCCTGAAAAGCGTATGCGTGCTGCCTACAAAACCTTTGAAGCCAACAATCTGCCACGAATTAAGGCTGAAAATCCTACCCTGCGTATGTCCCAATGGAAACAGCTCTTGATGAAGGAGTGGAACAAGTCGCCAGACAATCCTTTCAATCAGGCGCGTTAA